A region of Paenibacillus sp. 37 DNA encodes the following proteins:
- the glgA gene encoding glycogen synthase GlgA encodes MNILFAAAEVHPFIKTGGLADVIGALPFALKKNGADVRVIMPKYKGIPDEYKDALQPVITTDVPLGWRRPYCGIEMLVHDGIPVYFVDNEYYFGRDGVYGYMDDGERFAFFNRAVLEVLPQIEFKPDVLHSHDWHAGMIPLVLEAHYRHDSFYSDIRTVFTIHNLLYQGVFPHELFSDILELDDRYFTVDGAEYYGNVNFLKAGIVYADHVTTVSPTYAQEVQTSYYGYGLDGLLSSLGDRFSGIVNGIDTKSYNPATDNKIPVKYRTSLSKKTENKIELQKELGLPVRPDVPLMVMVTRLVDSKGLDLVCRILDELLYYDDIQFAVLGTGEPMYEHWFREAANRYPLKMSAQITFNDGLSRRFYAGSDIFLMPSRFEPCGISQLLALRYGSVPLVRETGGLNDTVQAYNEFTGEGNGFSFTSFNAHDMMSTIRRAEEIYKQPEHWKKIVKNAMGGEYSWNVSAEEYMDIYRRITLDPVN; translated from the coding sequence ATGAATATTCTATTTGCTGCTGCTGAAGTACATCCATTTATCAAAACAGGAGGCCTTGCTGACGTAATTGGTGCTCTCCCGTTTGCATTGAAGAAGAACGGGGCAGATGTGCGGGTGATTATGCCTAAGTACAAGGGTATTCCCGATGAATATAAAGACGCATTACAGCCCGTAATTACAACGGATGTGCCTCTTGGCTGGCGCAGACCCTATTGTGGAATAGAAATGCTGGTTCATGATGGGATTCCAGTATATTTTGTGGATAATGAGTATTATTTTGGGCGTGATGGAGTGTACGGTTATATGGATGATGGCGAGCGTTTCGCCTTCTTCAACCGTGCAGTTCTCGAAGTGTTGCCACAGATTGAGTTCAAGCCTGACGTGTTGCACAGTCATGACTGGCATGCAGGAATGATTCCTTTAGTGCTTGAAGCCCATTACAGACATGATTCATTCTACAGTGATATTCGTACGGTATTCACCATACATAACTTGTTGTACCAAGGGGTATTCCCGCATGAGTTATTCAGTGATATCCTTGAACTGGACGATCGATATTTCACCGTGGATGGAGCCGAATATTACGGTAACGTCAATTTCTTGAAAGCAGGAATTGTGTATGCTGACCATGTGACAACCGTAAGCCCAACATACGCACAGGAAGTGCAAACGTCTTATTATGGTTACGGACTAGACGGACTGCTCAGTTCGCTTGGAGATCGTTTCAGCGGGATTGTGAACGGGATTGATACCAAGAGTTACAACCCGGCAACGGACAACAAAATTCCAGTGAAGTACAGAACAAGTCTGTCCAAGAAAACGGAGAACAAAATTGAGCTGCAAAAGGAACTTGGACTTCCTGTTCGTCCTGATGTACCACTTATGGTGATGGTGACAAGGCTCGTGGACTCTAAAGGACTTGACCTGGTCTGCCGTATCCTGGATGAATTGCTGTACTATGATGACATTCAATTCGCGGTACTGGGAACAGGAGAGCCGATGTATGAACACTGGTTCCGTGAAGCCGCTAATCGTTATCCACTCAAAATGTCTGCCCAGATCACGTTTAACGATGGGTTATCCCGCCGTTTCTATGCAGGCAGTGATATCTTCCTGATGCCATCGAGGTTCGAACCATGTGGTATTAGTCAGCTACTGGCTCTGCGATATGGTAGTGTGCCTCTCGTAAGGGAAACAGGCGGTCTGAACGATACTGTGCAGGCATACAATGAGTTTACTGGAGAAGGGAATGGTTTCTCATTCACAAGCTTTAACGCACATGACATGATGAGTACCATTCGGCGTGCTGAGGAGATCTACAAACAGCCAGAACACTGGAAGAAAATCGTGAAAAATGCAATGGGCGGAGAATACAGCTGGAACGTCTCAGCTGAAGAATATATGGACATTTATCGTCGGATCACACTTGACCCTGTAAATTGA
- a CDS encoding response regulator transcription factor, translating to MSKVLILEDEESIRSFIVINLKRNGFEVLEAGDGHEALRILQTVPDIDLALLDVMVPGIDGFEVCRRIRETNERLGIIFLTAKVQEQDKVYALSVGADDHVSKPFSPTELIARIQSLLRRVNVHRETAAKVTFQSGPFSLDLISKQFKKQNEAIELTPTEFSLIQFFLEKENTPLSRDVLLDHVWGKEYMGDPKIVDVNIRRLRQKIENNPSEPEYLQTVWGHGYKWKGREQ from the coding sequence ATGAGTAAAGTACTTATTCTTGAGGATGAAGAATCCATCCGCAGTTTTATAGTGATTAATTTAAAGAGAAACGGATTCGAAGTGCTTGAAGCGGGTGACGGTCATGAAGCGCTTCGCATACTGCAGACAGTACCGGATATTGATCTGGCTCTGCTGGATGTCATGGTACCAGGTATTGATGGATTCGAGGTGTGTCGACGGATCCGTGAAACCAATGAACGTTTGGGCATCATCTTTCTGACCGCGAAAGTTCAGGAACAGGATAAAGTGTACGCACTCTCCGTTGGTGCAGATGATCACGTCAGCAAGCCTTTCAGCCCAACAGAGTTGATTGCACGTATTCAGTCATTGTTGCGTCGTGTGAACGTGCATCGGGAAACTGCGGCGAAGGTTACGTTCCAGTCCGGACCATTTTCACTGGACCTTATCTCGAAGCAATTCAAGAAACAGAATGAAGCCATTGAGCTGACTCCAACGGAGTTTTCCTTGATTCAATTTTTCCTGGAAAAAGAAAATACACCGCTCAGCCGCGATGTATTGTTAGATCATGTATGGGGAAAAGAGTACATGGGTGATCCAAAAATTGTGGATGTCAACATTCGTCGTCTGCGCCAAAAAATTGAGAACAATCCTTCCGAGCCCGAATACCTGCAGACAGTATGGGGTCACGGGTACAAATGGAAGGGCCGGGAGCAATGA
- a CDS encoding glucose-1-phosphate adenylyltransferase, with amino-acid sequence MFNKDCIAMLLAGGEGKRLAPLTSSIAKPAVPFGGHYRIIDFPLSNCVNSGIDTVGVLTQYQAESLHDHIGGGEPWGHGNSSEAGISLLPSYHTGNDEYLGTADAIYKNIDYIDQQNPENVLILSGDHIYHMNYRDMLEAHQANNAAATISVMEVPWDEAHRFGIMAADADLRVTEFAEKPAEPKSNLASMGIYMFKWDYLKRHLMEDAANPESSHDFGKDVIPQMLNENNPLFVYNFNGYWKDVGTVKSLWDAHMDLLHNEEDWSLQKENWPMFTRDWRSKPSAYKARHTKIEHVTSMIHDSCAIEGRSERSVIFCGAEVGKSSEVKDSVVMPNARIGRGVHIERAIIGEGAIIKDGAIVKGTADEIVVVGPNEIISAKPAVRTQPVRMLKEVYEKSGRLRTGELSS; translated from the coding sequence ATGTTTAATAAAGATTGCATCGCTATGCTGTTGGCGGGAGGAGAAGGGAAGCGATTAGCCCCTTTAACCTCAAGTATCGCAAAACCCGCTGTACCGTTTGGCGGGCACTACCGGATCATCGATTTTCCTCTCAGTAACTGCGTAAACTCAGGGATCGATACTGTAGGAGTATTGACGCAGTACCAGGCGGAATCTTTACACGATCATATCGGTGGAGGAGAACCATGGGGACACGGTAACTCAAGTGAGGCAGGAATCTCCTTGCTTCCATCTTATCATACAGGAAATGACGAATACTTGGGAACGGCGGATGCTATTTATAAAAATATCGACTATATTGATCAACAAAACCCCGAAAATGTTCTAATTTTGTCGGGTGACCATATTTATCATATGAATTATCGTGATATGTTGGAGGCTCATCAAGCCAATAATGCCGCAGCAACGATTTCAGTTATGGAAGTTCCATGGGATGAAGCACATCGCTTTGGGATCATGGCTGCCGATGCTGATTTGCGTGTAACCGAGTTTGCCGAGAAACCGGCTGAACCAAAAAGTAATCTGGCTTCAATGGGCATTTACATGTTCAAATGGGATTATCTGAAACGCCATCTCATGGAAGATGCCGCTAACCCTGAATCCAGCCATGACTTCGGTAAAGATGTCATTCCTCAAATGTTGAACGAAAATAATCCCCTCTTTGTCTATAACTTTAATGGTTATTGGAAAGACGTAGGTACGGTTAAGAGCCTATGGGATGCACATATGGATCTGTTACACAACGAGGAAGACTGGAGTCTGCAAAAAGAAAACTGGCCGATGTTTACTCGCGACTGGCGCTCCAAACCAAGTGCTTACAAAGCAAGACATACAAAGATCGAACATGTTACTTCCATGATTCACGACTCTTGTGCAATCGAAGGTCGTTCAGAACGTTCCGTTATCTTCTGCGGCGCAGAAGTGGGTAAAAGCTCTGAGGTTAAAGACAGTGTTGTTATGCCTAACGCACGCATAGGCCGTGGGGTTCACATCGAACGTGCCATCATCGGTGAAGGTGCAATAATCAAGGACGGTGCAATCGTTAAAGGTACGGCGGATGAAATTGTAGTCGTTGGACCTAACGAGATCATCTCTGCCAAACCTGCAGTCCGTACACAACCTGTTCGTATGTTGAAAGAAGTATATGAAAAAAGTGGACGCCTGCGCACTGGTGAACTTTCTTCATAA
- the glgB gene encoding 1,4-alpha-glucan branching protein GlgB — translation MAIQPLAHPDILPEHIYLFHEGNLHHSYRMLGAQPETCDGLQGYRFTVWAPNAVEVGLALDRNEWKGEKEPLYKIPESGFWSRFFPEISEGTLYKFRILTEDGTELLKADPYAFQAEVRPQTASVTSSIEGYKWNDGAWRRKQRAMYNKPLHIYEMHMGTWKRKEDGSLYSYREMADLLVPYLLEMKYTHVEMMPLSEHPYDLSWGYQNTGFYAPTSRYGHPKDLMYLVDTLHQAGIGVLLDWVPAHFAKDAHGLRMFDGTPLYEYADPMLAEKPGWGTLSFDYSKPEIRSFLISNALYWMEMYHFDGLRVDAVTSMLRLDFEKQPGQYRTNDEGGLENKEAVAFLQQLNETVFKYFPYALMMAEESSAWPMVTLPVDEGGLGFNYKWNMGWMNDTLDYMESDFHERPSKHHLLTFPVVYSFAENYVLPLSHDEVVHGKKSLLDKMPGTYEQKFAGMRAFLGYFMTFPGKKLLFMGGDFGQFIEWKDEDQLDWFLLDYDSHRNLHKFERELSNLYLSEKALWELDHSLDGYEWITPDDQDQSVISYVRKGKKPADTLLVLINFQPVKRERYRIGVMRPGMYTEVLNSDHYVYGGSGITNDMQLPTEKIPFHGHPHSLELVLPPLSIVILKKNTRRKTDESPASITSVSSKTKNKNESNTLKPKRRTKA, via the coding sequence TTGGCCATTCAACCGTTAGCACACCCGGACATATTGCCGGAGCATATTTATTTATTTCATGAAGGTAACCTTCATCACAGTTATCGAATGTTGGGCGCGCAGCCTGAGACTTGCGATGGCCTTCAGGGGTATCGCTTTACCGTGTGGGCACCAAATGCCGTAGAAGTAGGACTGGCTCTGGACCGCAATGAATGGAAAGGCGAAAAGGAACCTTTATATAAGATACCCGAATCAGGATTTTGGAGTCGTTTTTTTCCGGAAATCAGCGAAGGAACTTTATACAAGTTCCGTATATTAACGGAAGATGGAACAGAATTGCTCAAAGCGGACCCATATGCGTTTCAAGCAGAGGTTCGACCTCAGACAGCCTCTGTCACCAGTTCGATCGAAGGGTACAAATGGAATGATGGAGCCTGGAGACGCAAACAACGTGCCATGTATAACAAACCTCTACATATTTACGAAATGCACATGGGAACCTGGAAGCGCAAAGAAGACGGAAGCCTCTATAGTTATCGAGAGATGGCTGATTTGCTTGTTCCTTACTTATTAGAAATGAAATATACACATGTTGAAATGATGCCCCTCAGTGAGCATCCATATGACCTTTCGTGGGGCTACCAAAACACAGGGTTTTATGCGCCGACTAGTCGTTATGGGCATCCAAAAGATCTGATGTATCTGGTGGATACACTACATCAGGCTGGGATTGGCGTATTGCTTGATTGGGTACCTGCACATTTTGCCAAAGACGCTCATGGGTTGCGTATGTTTGATGGTACGCCTTTGTATGAGTATGCAGATCCGATGTTAGCAGAGAAGCCAGGCTGGGGTACACTTAGCTTTGACTATTCGAAACCTGAGATTCGTTCATTTCTGATCTCCAATGCATTATATTGGATGGAGATGTATCATTTTGACGGACTCCGTGTTGATGCGGTTACGAGTATGCTTCGGCTTGATTTTGAGAAGCAGCCAGGACAATATCGTACCAATGATGAAGGTGGTCTTGAGAACAAGGAAGCTGTAGCCTTTTTGCAGCAGCTGAATGAGACAGTGTTCAAGTATTTCCCTTATGCATTGATGATGGCTGAAGAATCCAGTGCATGGCCAATGGTGACTTTACCTGTAGATGAAGGTGGTCTGGGCTTTAACTACAAATGGAACATGGGCTGGATGAACGATACGCTTGATTACATGGAATCTGATTTTCATGAGCGTCCTTCCAAACATCATTTGCTGACTTTCCCGGTCGTATACTCCTTTGCTGAAAATTATGTGCTACCTCTGTCACATGACGAGGTTGTTCATGGCAAAAAGTCGCTCCTCGACAAGATGCCAGGAACTTATGAGCAGAAATTTGCCGGCATGCGTGCTTTTCTGGGCTATTTTATGACTTTCCCAGGGAAAAAGCTGTTGTTTATGGGTGGAGACTTTGGCCAGTTCATCGAATGGAAAGATGAGGATCAACTGGATTGGTTCTTGCTGGATTATGACAGTCACCGCAATTTGCATAAGTTTGAGCGTGAGCTGTCTAACCTGTACTTGAGTGAAAAAGCTTTGTGGGAGCTTGATCATTCCTTGGACGGTTATGAATGGATCACTCCGGATGATCAGGACCAGAGTGTCATTTCATACGTACGCAAAGGAAAAAAACCTGCGGATACACTCCTTGTGCTCATTAACTTTCAGCCGGTCAAGCGGGAGCGTTACCGGATTGGTGTCATGCGTCCCGGTATGTATACCGAAGTACTGAACAGTGACCATTACGTTTACGGCGGTTCAGGCATTACTAATGATATGCAACTGCCTACCGAAAAGATTCCTTTTCATGGGCATCCGCATAGTCTCGAATTGGTATTGCCTCCGCTTAGCATCGTGATTCTAAAAAAGAACACACGTCGGAAAACGGATGAATCACCTGCGAGCATAACTTCCGTCAGTTCAAAAACGAAGAATAAAAATGAAAGCAACACGCTCAAACCGAAGAGGAGGACAAAGGCATGA
- a CDS encoding sensor histidine kinase, protein MIKKGITRQIVLHYFFVVFLALLLVEFVFMLAVQRYYYESIYNTISTHISNSKDFFEPIARENTTEDGNNLSRLLVNLALSNTELEILDLNGRVLASSTAFESDRAVLQTSDIMQALNGDMGRWIGRQPGTGESVMAVSHKFDLGGENTYVIRYLTSLEDVNSKLLNMGLLAAAVGVGVLAIVLIISIGMANSIVRPINNITAVSAQMARGRLDVRVKGNYKHELGELASTLNFMAHEIVRSNQIKDDFISSISHELRTPLTSIKGWSETLDSGGYDPEETRIGMSIISKETERLIGLVEEMLDFSKLQQNQMKLVKGTVNIREIVQETMLNVWAKAEQKQVHLKLETDETRAYNVHGDGNRLKQVFLNVVDNAIKFSHENSWIFLSVKEENGQIIAAVQDTGIGISEEHLIKVRDRFFQVNHQNGGTGLGLAITQELVELHEGTITMQSELGSGTTVTVTLPAVAEEMGPEEPVTASGDAEVTDERTASDTKSDLEKS, encoded by the coding sequence ATGATTAAAAAAGGCATTACACGGCAGATCGTACTACATTATTTCTTTGTAGTTTTTCTCGCTCTGCTGTTGGTCGAATTCGTATTTATGTTGGCAGTTCAAAGGTATTATTATGAGAGTATCTACAATACGATTAGTACCCACATTTCTAATTCAAAGGACTTTTTCGAGCCGATCGCTCGTGAGAATACTACGGAGGATGGCAATAATCTGTCCAGACTCCTTGTGAACTTGGCATTGTCCAATACTGAATTGGAAATTTTGGATCTGAACGGGCGCGTATTGGCGAGTTCGACTGCTTTTGAATCTGACCGTGCTGTGTTGCAAACCAGTGATATTATGCAGGCTCTGAATGGGGATATGGGACGCTGGATTGGAAGACAACCAGGTACTGGAGAATCCGTCATGGCCGTTTCACACAAGTTTGATCTGGGCGGCGAAAATACTTATGTTATTCGATATCTGACATCACTCGAAGATGTGAATTCAAAGCTGTTGAATATGGGGCTACTTGCCGCTGCGGTCGGTGTTGGCGTGCTTGCTATAGTGTTGATCATCAGCATTGGTATGGCAAATTCCATTGTACGTCCAATCAACAACATCACCGCAGTATCTGCCCAAATGGCCAGAGGACGGCTGGATGTCAGGGTTAAAGGGAATTATAAGCACGAACTGGGCGAATTGGCATCAACACTTAACTTCATGGCACATGAGATTGTGCGGAGTAATCAGATCAAGGATGATTTTATCTCTTCCATCTCACATGAATTAAGAACACCTTTGACCAGTATCAAAGGCTGGAGCGAGACACTGGATTCAGGCGGTTATGATCCGGAAGAAACCCGTATCGGTATGAGTATTATCTCCAAGGAAACCGAACGACTGATTGGACTTGTTGAAGAGATGCTGGATTTCTCCAAATTGCAGCAGAATCAGATGAAGCTGGTCAAAGGAACCGTCAACATTCGTGAAATTGTACAGGAAACGATGTTGAATGTCTGGGCCAAAGCGGAACAAAAACAGGTCCATCTCAAGTTGGAAACGGACGAGACTCGTGCTTATAATGTCCATGGAGACGGCAACAGACTGAAACAAGTCTTTTTAAACGTTGTGGATAATGCGATCAAATTTTCACATGAGAATTCCTGGATCTTCTTGTCGGTCAAAGAGGAGAATGGTCAGATCATTGCAGCTGTTCAGGACACCGGTATCGGCATCAGTGAGGAACACTTAATTAAAGTGCGGGACCGCTTCTTCCAGGTGAATCATCAGAATGGGGGAACGGGACTGGGGCTTGCGATTACGCAGGAACTGGTAGAACTGCATGAGGGAACCATCACGATGCAGAGTGAACTTGGATCTGGTACAACCGTGACGGTTACATTACCGGCTGTGGCTGAGGAGATGGGTCCAGAAGAACCTGTAACCGCGTCTGGTGATGCTGAAGTCACAGATGAGCGAACAGCAAGCGATACAAAATCGGATCTAGAAAAGTCTTAA
- a CDS encoding alpha-glycosidase, protein MLLEAMYHVPRDKWAYAYNSSTIHLRVRTKRNDVQYVTALTGDKYDWNGTYKEIQLEKAASDNMFDYWEAAVKPQFKRLTYIFRITAGSEDVFLADNGIHYETPYPTGGYYEFSYIHEIDVFKVPEWAKEAVFYQIMTERFANGDPKLNPKETHDWGGKPELDNYFGGDLQGVLDHLYDLTELGVNAIYFTPLFQANSYHKYDTIDYKKVDPHFGDNALLKQLTEECHRLGIRVMLDAVFNHCSEDFPPFQDVLQNGKNSKYADWFHINEYPVQIKDGIPTYDTFGFYGNMPKFNTANPEVKAYLLDVAEYWIKEIKLDGWRLDVANEVDNHFWRDFRKVVKAANPEAYIVGEVWSDSLTWLMGDQFDSVMNYPFADKVLQFFCGSMDGYNFANEMGSLIMRYPQQTNEVIFNMLCSHDTPRLLTRLGEDKRRLKLSVVFLFTYIGTPCIFYGDEVGISGDADPDCRKCMEWDPAKQDRELYDFYRLMIDLRKSNEALRKGRFRFLKADHHDPCIVYERVDDNLHFTVWMNNTPQDRTLSHPMETKDWKDALTEEPVFPTDGMMNIKLDPYGYRILYRQLDPTTILHN, encoded by the coding sequence ATGCTGCTCGAAGCCATGTATCATGTTCCTCGTGACAAATGGGCTTATGCTTATAATTCGTCTACCATACATCTGCGCGTACGAACCAAACGTAATGATGTGCAATACGTGACTGCACTGACCGGAGATAAGTACGATTGGAACGGAACATACAAGGAAATTCAATTGGAGAAGGCTGCTTCGGATAACATGTTTGATTATTGGGAGGCTGCCGTCAAGCCACAATTCAAACGTCTCACCTATATATTTCGGATAACTGCCGGTTCAGAAGATGTTTTTCTTGCGGATAATGGAATTCATTATGAAACCCCCTATCCAACTGGAGGATATTATGAATTCTCGTATATACATGAAATTGATGTGTTTAAGGTGCCCGAGTGGGCCAAAGAAGCTGTCTTTTATCAGATCATGACGGAACGGTTTGCTAATGGAGATCCAAAGCTGAATCCAAAAGAAACTCATGACTGGGGTGGCAAACCTGAGTTGGACAATTATTTTGGTGGAGATCTGCAAGGTGTGCTGGATCATCTGTATGACTTAACTGAACTTGGCGTGAACGCCATTTACTTTACCCCGTTATTCCAGGCCAATTCTTACCACAAATACGACACGATTGATTATAAAAAAGTCGACCCTCATTTCGGCGATAATGCCCTGCTCAAACAATTGACAGAAGAATGTCATCGCCTGGGTATACGTGTCATGCTTGATGCGGTGTTTAACCATTGCAGCGAAGACTTCCCTCCTTTTCAAGACGTACTCCAGAATGGAAAAAACTCTAAGTATGCCGATTGGTTCCACATCAATGAATATCCGGTTCAGATCAAGGACGGTATACCAACCTACGATACATTTGGGTTCTATGGCAACATGCCCAAGTTCAATACAGCCAACCCTGAGGTTAAGGCATATCTACTGGATGTAGCTGAGTACTGGATCAAGGAAATTAAGCTGGATGGGTGGCGTCTGGATGTAGCGAATGAAGTGGACAACCATTTCTGGCGTGATTTTCGCAAGGTTGTTAAAGCAGCGAATCCTGAAGCCTATATTGTTGGTGAAGTATGGAGCGACTCCTTGACCTGGCTTATGGGAGATCAATTCGATTCCGTCATGAATTATCCATTTGCCGACAAAGTACTTCAGTTCTTCTGTGGTTCAATGGACGGTTATAACTTTGCCAACGAGATGGGTTCACTGATTATGCGCTATCCGCAACAAACCAACGAAGTGATCTTTAATATGCTGTGCAGCCATGATACCCCACGACTGCTCACCCGGTTAGGAGAAGACAAACGCCGATTAAAGTTGTCTGTTGTATTTCTTTTCACCTATATCGGTACACCTTGTATCTTCTACGGCGACGAAGTTGGGATTAGTGGTGATGCTGACCCGGATTGTCGAAAATGTATGGAATGGGACCCCGCCAAGCAAGACAGAGAATTGTATGATTTCTATCGTCTGATGATCGATTTACGCAAAAGCAATGAAGCCCTGCGCAAAGGACGCTTCCGATTCCTTAAGGCTGATCACCATGATCCCTGTATTGTGTACGAACGTGTGGATGACAACCTTCACTTTACCGTATGGATGAATAATACACCTCAAGATCGAACGCTTTCTCATCCCATGGAAACGAAAGACTGGAAAGATGCATTAACTGAAGAGCCTGTGTTTCCAACCGATGGAATGATGAATATTAAGCTTGACCCCTATGGGTACCGCATTTTGTATAGACAGCTTGACCCTACAACCATCCTACACAACTGA